The segment TGACGTTCCATGCCGGCACCGACATGGCGGAGGCCCTGGCGCAAACGATCGGCTACGTCAACCGTGCGCGCGCGTTCATGCCGCCCGGCACGGTGGGACCGTTCATCATGCGCTTCGACGCTGGCACGGTGCCGGTCGGCTATCTGGTGTTCTCGAGCGAGAGCCGGAGCCTCGGCGAGATCCAGGACCTCGCGCTGAATCGCGTCCGTCCGCAGTTCGCGACGCTGCCCGGTCTTACGTCGCCGCCGCCGTTCGGCGGCAGCCAGCGAACGATTGTGATCCGCGTCGATCCGAATCGCCTCCGCTCGTACAACATGTCGCCGGACGACGTGATCAAGGCCGTGACGACGGGAAACGTGATCATGCCGTCGGGCAGTGTCAACATCGGCGATGAAACGCGCATCTCGGCCATGAATGCCGTGGTCTCCAACATCAACGACCTGCTTGAACTGCCGATCCGTATGGGCGCAGGACCGCCGATCTCGATTCGCGACATCGGCTCGGTCAGCGACAGCACGGACATTCCGACCGCCTATGCGTTGGTCGACGGCCGTCGCGCCGTCTACATTCCAGTGACGAAACGGCCGAACGCCTCGACGCTAGATGTGGTCAGTGAGGTCAAAGCGAACCTCGCTCGGTTCCAGGCGCTCGTGCCCGACGACATCAAAGTGAGCTACGAACTGGATCAGTCGCGCAACGTGTCGATGTCATTGCAGGCCGTGCTGCGGGAGACGGCGATCGGCGCCCTTCTGACCGGTGTGATGGTGCTGATCTTTCTCGGCGACTGGCGCAGCAGTGCCATCGTTGTCGTCACCATTCCGTTTGCGTTGTTGGCGGCGGTGATCGCCCTATGGGGCGCCGGTCAGACGATCAACGTCATGACGCTGGGCGGTCTGGCGCTGGCTGTCGGCATCCTCGTGGACGAAGCGACGGTCGCGATCGAGAACATCCATACCCATCTGGCGCGCGGCGGATCGGTCGCGCGCGCCGTGCTTGACGCCAGCGGGGAGGTCGTCGTCCCTCGCCTGCTGGCGATGTTCTCCGTCGTGGCGGTGTTCGTGCCGTCGTTCTTCATGAGCGGCGTCTCGCGATCGCTGTTCGTGCCGCTCTCGCTTGCGGTGGGCTTCTCGATGATCGCATCGTTCTTTCTCGCCAGTTCGCTGGTGCCGGTGCTGTCGGTCTGGCTGCTCGGCAGACATCAGACGTCGCCCAAGGCCGCTCATACGACCGACTGGGTGGATCGGTTGCGTGAGCGTCTCGGCCGAATGTTGCAAGCGCTCGCTCCGGCGCGCTGGCTCCTGGTCGTGGTCTATGCGGTCGTCACCATTGCTGTCGTGGCACTCGTTGGTCTCAACTTGGGACGCGAGATTTTCCCGGCCGGCGGCGTCAGCCAATTCCGGCTGCGATTCCGCGCGCCCGCCGGCACCAAGTTCGAGTCGACCGAGCGCCTCGCGACCGACGTGCTCGACGAGATCAAGAGCGCTGCCGGCCCGAACAACGTTGAGATCAGCCTCGGGTATGTCGGCGTTCAGCCTTCGTCATATCCGATCAACACGATCTTCCTGTGGACCGGCGGGTCGCACGAAGGCGTGCTGCAGGTGGCGCTCAGGCGAGCCGCGGGCATTCGGCTCGTCGACTTCGAGGAAACGCTGCGAGAACGGTTCAAAACGCGCTTTCCCATGGCGCAGTTCTCATTCGAGCCGGGCGACATCGTCAACCAGATCATGAACTTCGGCACGTCGACGCCGGTCGAGGTCGCCATCACCGGCCCGGACTTCGCTGCCAGCCGGACGTTCGCCGCCAAGATGCGGGACGAACTCGCGCGCATTCCAGCACTACGCGATCTGCAGTACGGCCAAGCCCTCGACTATCCGGCGATTCAGGTCGACGTGAACCGCCAGATGGCGGGCCAACTCGGTGTGACCGTCGATCAGATCGGGCGATCGTTTGCGGCGTCGACTTCGTCCAGCCGTTTCGTGGCACCCAATTACTGGGCCGATTCGCGCACCGGCATCGCTTTTCAGGTGCAGGTTGAGGTGCCGCAGCCGCAAGTGACGACGCTCGACGATCTCCGCGTGGTGCCGGTGAGCGGGGATCGCGGCGCCCACGCGATGCTCGGTGACGTGGCGACCATCAACGACGCCACGATCGTCGGCGAGTACGATCGCATCAACGGCCAGCGCATGGTGACCCTGACCGCGAACATTGCAAGCCAGGATTTGGGACGCACGGTCGGCCAGGTGGACGCCGCGATTGCGCGCGCGGGCGCGCCGCCGCGCGGCGGCGCGGTCACGGTGCGCGGTCAGATCGGCGCGATGCGCGCGACCTTCACGAACATCACGACCGGACTTGTTGTGGCCGTGGTCGTCATCTTCCTGCTCCTCTCCGCGAATTTTCAGTCGTTGCGCCTCGCCTTCGTCGTGGTATCCACCGTGCCGGCCGCTCTGATGGGCGTGGTGCTGATGCTGTTCGTCACGCGGACGACGCTAAACGTGCAGTCGTTCATGGGCGGGATCATGGCCGTCGGCGTCGCCGTGGCGAACTCCATCCTGCTCGTGACCTTTGCCGAACAGGCCCGCATACACGGGACCTCGCCGCTGCAAACCGCCATTGAGGCCGCCAAGTCCCGCATGCGGCCCGTGCTCATGACCAGTGCCGCGATGATCGCCGGCATGGTCCCGATGGCGCTGGCGCTGGGTGAAGGGGCGGAGGCGACGGCACCGCTTGGGCGCGCGGTGATTGGTGGTCTTGCGGCGGCCACGGTTGCGACCCTGATCGTGCTGCCATCGGTCTATTCGTTAGTGCAGCAGTCAGTGCGTGTCGGGTCGCCGTCTTTGGATCCCGACGATCCGGCGAGCGCCCATCGTGGGCAGGGAGCGGTATGAGCGTGCAGAGACGGATGACGCGAGCAGGCACCGTGTCGGCCGTGCTGTCGATGCTGGCCGTCGGGGCGTGTCGCGATAAGGCGCCGGCGCAGACAACCGACAAGTCCGCGCCGTCAGGCCCGCCGACGATCGAGGTAGTCAGGGTCGTTGAGCAACCGCTCGACGTCACGCTGTCGCTACCCGGTGAGCTGGCCCCTTACGAGACTGTGGCGTTGTATTCCCGCGTGAACGGCTTCGTCAAGACGATCAGTGTCGACCGAGGCTCGCGGGTGAAGGCCGGCGAGCAGCTCGCCGTTCTCGACGCGCCCGAGCTCGGCGCGCAGAAAGCCGAGGCGCGGTCGAAGGTGCAGAGTGCCGAGGCCCAACTCGTCGCCGTTCGCTCGAAGGCCGAAGCCACGTCGAGCACGTACGACAAGTTGAAGGCGGCATCGGCTACGCCGGGTGTGGTGGCTGGTAATGACGTCCTCGTGGCCCAGAAGGCAGTGGAAGCCGATCAGGGACAGATCGCCGCCGCGCAACAAAACGTGGAAGCGGCCCGCCAGGCGCTCAAATCGATCAGCGACATGGAAGGCTATCTCCGGATCACGGCGCCGTTTGCGGGTGTCGTCACCGAGCGCAACGTACATCCCGGCGCGCTCGTAGGGCCAGCGGGAGGATCGGGAGCCGCACCCATCGTGCGCATCGTGGCCAGCAATCGCCTGCGGCTCGTGATCCCCGTCCCCGAAGCCTATACCGCAGGTATGACCCCAGGTACTGCGCTGACCTTTTCAGTGGCGGCCTATCCGGGCCAGACGTTCTCCGGAACGGTCGCGAGGATTTCGCAGGCGGTCGATGTCATTACGCGGACGATGGCGGTTGAACTTGAGGTGAATAACGCCGACGGGCGGCTCGCCCCGGGCACCTTTTGTCAGGTCCGTTGGCCGGTGCGGCGAACGACGCCTTCGCTCCTGGTGCCCAGCGGCAGCGTTGCCAGCACAACCGGCCGCACCTTTGTCATCCGCGTACGCAGTGGCCGCACGGAATGGGTCGACGTGAAGACCGGGCTGGCCTCCGGGCCGCTCGTCGAGGTGTTCGGCGATCTCAAGTCCGGAGACGAAATTGCTGTTCGTGGCACCGATGAACTCCGATCTGGAACACAAGTGCGGCCCAAACTGAGCAAGATCGCGTGAGACCGCGTTGACTATTTCCGATGAATCGGACACACGCGTCGATGGTCGCTGCCACAGTGTTCAGGGAGCAGCAGTGCCGGCCTTTGTATCCGCCGTCCTGACGCTGTGCGGTTTGCTGATGACGATTGAGGCGGCGCCACTCATGTTGAGTCTTCGAAGGCTCGGAAGTGATTCGCGTGCCTTGCAAGGCGCGTTCGATGGATTCGACTGGTGGGGACGCTGGCGGAGCGCCGCGCAGCTCGGCGCGTTCGGCGCGAGCCCCTGGTCGGTGGCTGTATTCGGACGGTACCGCAGATGACAATCGATCGCCGCTCCTTCCTCAAGCTTGCGGGACTCGCGCCGTTTGCTGGGGCGATATCTCAGCCGCTTCGTCTCGACGCGCAGCCCACCGGTGTCACAGCCGACTACACGATCCGCATTGCCACCGGGCTTGTCGATCTGGCGCCTGGACACATCGTGTCCACGAC is part of the Vicinamibacterales bacterium genome and harbors:
- a CDS encoding efflux RND transporter permease subunit, with the protein product MWLIRAALRRPITVLVAVMAVALTAVFAVSRMRADIFPDLDLPVIYVAQPYGGMSPAQMEGYITYYYEYHFLYVNGIESVESKSIQNTSLLKLTFHAGTDMAEALAQTIGYVNRARAFMPPGTVGPFIMRFDAGTVPVGYLVFSSESRSLGEIQDLALNRVRPQFATLPGLTSPPPFGGSQRTIVIRVDPNRLRSYNMSPDDVIKAVTTGNVIMPSGSVNIGDETRISAMNAVVSNINDLLELPIRMGAGPPISIRDIGSVSDSTDIPTAYALVDGRRAVYIPVTKRPNASTLDVVSEVKANLARFQALVPDDIKVSYELDQSRNVSMSLQAVLRETAIGALLTGVMVLIFLGDWRSSAIVVVTIPFALLAAVIALWGAGQTINVMTLGGLALAVGILVDEATVAIENIHTHLARGGSVARAVLDASGEVVVPRLLAMFSVVAVFVPSFFMSGVSRSLFVPLSLAVGFSMIASFFLASSLVPVLSVWLLGRHQTSPKAAHTTDWVDRLRERLGRMLQALAPARWLLVVVYAVVTIAVVALVGLNLGREIFPAGGVSQFRLRFRAPAGTKFESTERLATDVLDEIKSAAGPNNVEISLGYVGVQPSSYPINTIFLWTGGSHEGVLQVALRRAAGIRLVDFEETLRERFKTRFPMAQFSFEPGDIVNQIMNFGTSTPVEVAITGPDFAASRTFAAKMRDELARIPALRDLQYGQALDYPAIQVDVNRQMAGQLGVTVDQIGRSFAASTSSSRFVAPNYWADSRTGIAFQVQVEVPQPQVTTLDDLRVVPVSGDRGAHAMLGDVATINDATIVGEYDRINGQRMVTLTANIASQDLGRTVGQVDAAIARAGAPPRGGAVTVRGQIGAMRATFTNITTGLVVAVVVIFLLLSANFQSLRLAFVVVSTVPAALMGVVLMLFVTRTTLNVQSFMGGIMAVGVAVANSILLVTFAEQARIHGTSPLQTAIEAAKSRMRPVLMTSAAMIAGMVPMALALGEGAEATAPLGRAVIGGLAAATVATLIVLPSVYSLVQQSVRVGSPSLDPDDPASAHRGQGAV
- a CDS encoding efflux RND transporter periplasmic adaptor subunit; protein product: MSVQRRMTRAGTVSAVLSMLAVGACRDKAPAQTTDKSAPSGPPTIEVVRVVEQPLDVTLSLPGELAPYETVALYSRVNGFVKTISVDRGSRVKAGEQLAVLDAPELGAQKAEARSKVQSAEAQLVAVRSKAEATSSTYDKLKAASATPGVVAGNDVLVAQKAVEADQGQIAAAQQNVEAARQALKSISDMEGYLRITAPFAGVVTERNVHPGALVGPAGGSGAAPIVRIVASNRLRLVIPVPEAYTAGMTPGTALTFSVAAYPGQTFSGTVARISQAVDVITRTMAVELEVNNADGRLAPGTFCQVRWPVRRTTPSLLVPSGSVASTTGRTFVIRVRSGRTEWVDVKTGLASGPLVEVFGDLKSGDEIAVRGTDELRSGTQVRPKLSKIA